One genomic window of Cercospora beticola chromosome 5, complete sequence includes the following:
- a CDS encoding uncharacterized protein (CAZy:AA3) has protein sequence MSETYDYIICGGGTCGPVVAGRLSEQSNLKILILEAGSDNKDLDNVHMPGAWTKNHYGPTDWNIVSPPQPGLENRECRLPRGRFLGGSSGSNGTICVRGVKQDYDDWGFPEWSGDEMFRAMKKAETFHPKKWFPHDEDAHGYDGPLHIEPALPPIPIADALFESFKDKGLPYIPDMFSSGVASHGCGHAMRTTYQGWRTTAADYITKDKVRPNVTIKCNATVDKVILEPGSDGELVAKAVEYVDDNGNKVKVAAGKEVIVCGGTYCSPAILMRSGLGPKQTLQDLNIPVLKDIPAVGQNLQDHQLIFTYYEVDGPDLTDDARVNHDPEAYENGHKEWLKDKTGWPATFPFGAFGFTRLSERLDKENPEWAALPREEGRDPMGLTKTQPNLEFFNTICYGGPPEYTDKPKEGQYAMAMCCFLCGQQSRGEVKIKTTDPFEPPYVDPRYLSDKRDLIMMSEGVRWANEVVMEGAGTKKVVKGSWPPGTNHHKNKTNEDWQPHVQKYASTSYHPVGTCKIGKREDPTAVVDKHLIVYGTKNLRVVDCSIMPYVHSGHTQMPAFGIAEKAAEYILQAAGSQATGVNA, from the exons ATGTCAGAGACATACGACTACATCATCTGTGGAGGTGGAACTTGCGGGCCTGTTGTGGCTGGAAGATTGTCCGAGCAATCAAATCTTAAGATTCTGATCCTTGAGGCAGGGTCAGACAATAAGGATTTGGACAATGTGCACATGCCTGGAGC TTGGACGAAGAACCATTATGGACCAACAGACTGGAATATTGTGTCGCCACCTCAGCCTGGACTCGAGAATAGGGAATGCCGGCTGCCTCGCGGCAGATTTCTTGGAGGTAGCAGTGGTTCCAATGGAACCATCTGCGTGCGTGGTGTGAAGCAAGACTACGACGACTGGGGCTTTCCAGAATGGAGTGGAGACGAAATGTTCAGGGCCATGAAGAAG GCTGAGACATTCCACCCAAAGAAGTGGTTCC CacacgatgaagacgccCACGGTTACGATGGACCACTACACATTGAGCCCGCCCTCCCACCAATTCCGATCGCTGATGCCTTGTTCGAGTCTTTCAAAGACAAGGGACTTCCATATATTCCTGATATGTTCTCTTCTGGTGTTGCATCCCATGGCTGTGGCCACGCAATGAGGACTACATATCAAGGCTGGCGAACGACAGCCGCAGACTACATCACGAAGGACAAGGTGCGACCGAATGTAACAATCAAGTGCAATGCAACCGTCGACAAAGTCATCTTGGAGCCAGGCTCCGACGGCGAGCTGGTTGCGAAAGCTGTCGAATATGTCGATGACAACGGCAACAAGGTAAAGGTGGCAGCAGGCAAAGAAGTCATCGTCTGCGGTGGTACATACTGTAGCCCAGCCATCCTCATGCGATCTGGCCTCGGTCCAAAGCAAACTCTCCAAGACCTCAACATTCCCGTCCTGAAGGACATTCCTGCCGTCGGCCAGAACCTCCAAGACCACCAATTGATCTTCACCTACTACGAAGTGGACGGACCTGATCTCACCGACGACGCACGAGTAAACCACGACCCGGAAGCATACGAGAACGGACACAAGGAGTGGCTGAAAGACAAGACCGGCTGGCCCGCCACTTTCCCCTTCGGCGCCTTCGGCTTCACCCGCCTCAGCGAACGTCTCGATAAAGAGAACCCCGAATGGGCCGCCCTCCCCCGCGAAGAAGGTCGCGACCCAATGGGCCTCACCAAAACCCAACCTAACCTCGAATTCTTCAATACAATCTGCTACGGTGGCCCACCAGAATACACCGACAAACCCAAAGAAGGCCAATACGCAATGGCAATGTGCTGTTTCCTCTGCGGTCAACAATCTCGCGGCGAAGTCAAGATCAAAACCACAGATCCTTTCGAGCCACCATATGTCGACCCACGCTACCTCTCCGATAAGCGTGACCTGATCATGATGTCTGAGGGTGTACGATGGGCCAACGAAGTCGTCATGGAGGGTGCAGGTACCAAGAAAGTCGTCAAAGGTTCTTGGCCACCGGGCACGAATCATCACAAGAACAAAACGAACGAGGACTGGCAACCACATGTGCAAAAGTACGCTTCGACTTCATATCACCCTGTCGGAACGTGCAAGATTGGCAAGAGGGAGGACCCCACTGCCGTCGTGGATAAGCATCTGATTGTGTACGGGACCAAGAACCTGCGCGTTGTGGACTGCAGTATTATGCCGTACGTGCACAGCGGTCACACACAGATGCCAGCATTCGGTATTGCGGAGAAGGCTGCTGAGTATATCCTGCAGGCCGCTGGGTCGCAGGCGACTGGCGTGAATGCGTAG
- a CDS encoding uncharacterized protein (CAZy:GH3): protein MPSIKAAFLAAATSVAAYDYSQLAASKDNYGAPYPDTTYPGYESQSPAVLSGSSSFQASPPKYPSPWMDASYGDWAGAYKRAHDFVSQLALAEKVNLTTGTGWQLEACVGNTGGIPRLGFRGLCLQDSPTGIRMTDFNSVFPAGVNVGATWDRKLAYARGKAMGDEHHGKGIDVQLGPVAGPLGRTPEGGRNWEGFSPDPVLTGQLFAESIKGIQSAGVIATAKHYIMNEQDHFRLVQDSEKFGYNISEPYSANLDDETLHELYLWPFADGVKAGVGSVMCSYNQVNDSNACQNSYILNYVLKSELGFQGFVMSDWLGTHSGVSSALAGLDMTMPGEATNYNQLDSFYGTNLTVAVLNGTVPAWRIDDMAMRIMAAFFYVDGQVEREPENFQSWTTDTYGPLHFYTGEGGIQQINQHVNVQGDHGKLIRQWGAESTVLLKNVNNALPLSGKEPLTAVFGEDAGPNPSGPNSCSDRGCNNGTLGMAWGSGTAEFPYLVTPDTAIQNEVLANGGAYESNLDNWNLEPIGKLARRANVSIVFANSNSGEWYLEVDGNLGDRNNLTFWQGADEAIERVAGNCSNTILVVHSVGPVLLEKYKNHENITAILWAGVPGQESGNAIADVLYGRVNPGAKLPFTIGKDRKDYGADILYSETNDSVPQINFQEGQFIDYRAFDKHNSTPSYEFGFGLSFTTFNYSNLEISKLEAPAYTAPSGKTKPAPTIGNFSTKAEDYVFPANFSRVRGFHYPWLNSTNFTLATDDPHYGLNISLPAHSQDGSAQVIPKAGGAPGGNPRLYDVLYNITATITNTGKVAGYEVPQLYVSRGGPYDPVRELRGFEKLWIEPGQSKTFAVGLTRRDISSWSTVEQDWFVRNSTKKVWVGSSSRQLPLTATLPQ from the exons ATGCCTTCCATCAAGGCTGCGTTCCTGGCCGCTGCCACTTCTGTAGCAGCTTACGACTACTCACAGCTAGCTGCTAGCAAAGACAACTATGGAGCACCG TACCCAGATACCACCTATCCGGGATACGAAAGCCAGTCTCCCGCTGTGCTGAGCGGCAGTTCGAGCTTCCAAGCTTCTCCTCCAAAGTATCCTTCACCATGGATGGATGCCAGCTACGGCGACTGGGCTGGAGCATACAAGAGGGCACACGATTTCGTAAGCCAGCTTGCACTGGCTGAGAAAGTCAACTTGACCACTGGTACAGGTTGGCAGCTCGAGGCATGTGTTGGCAACACGGGTGGCATTCCACGACTGGGCTTCCGCGGCCTCTGTCTCCAGGATTCCCCAACCGGTATCCGCATGACAGACTTCAACTCTGTTTTCCCGGCAGGTGTCAACGTTGGTGCTACCTGGGATCGCAAACTTGCCTACGCTCGAGGCAAAGCAATGGGCGACGAGCATCATGGAAAGGGCATTGATGTTCAGCTTGGT CCCGTTGCGGGACCCCTGGGTCGTACGCCAGAGGGTGGCAGAAACTGGGAAGGCTTCAGTCCTGACCCTGTTCTCACTGGCCAACTGTTCGCCGAGTCCATCAAGGGTATCCAGAGTGCCGGTGTCATCGCGACGGCCAAGCACTACATCATGAACGAGCAAGATCACTTTCGCTTGGTCCAAGACTCTGAGAAGTTCGGCTACAACATCTCTGAGCCTTACTCTGCCAACTTGGATGACGAGACCCTGCACGAGCTCTACCTCTGGCCTTTCGCAGATGGTGTCAAGGCTGGTGTTGGATCCGTCATGTGCTCG TATAACCAAGTGAATGACTCCAACGCCTGCCAAAACAGCTATATTCTCAACTATGTGTTAAAATCGGAG CTCGGATTCCAAGGTTTTGTGATGAGCGACTGGCTGGGAACCCATTCTGGTGTCTCCAGTGCACTGGCAGGTCTCGACATGACTATGCCGGGCGAAGCAACAAATTACAACCAGCTCGACTCTTTCTACGGCACTAACCTCACAGTGGCTGTCCTCAATGGCACCGTCCCAGCATGGAGAATCGACGATATGGCCATGCGTATCATGGCAGCTTTCTTCTACGTGGACGGCCAAGTAGAGCGTGAACCTGAGAACTTCCAGTCCTGGACGACAGATACATATGGCCCACTTCACTTCTACACAGGCGAAGGTGGCATCCAGCAGATCAACCAGCATGTCAATGTCCAAGGCGATCACGGCAAATTGATCCGCCAGTGGGGCGCTGAGAGCACTGTACTCCTCAAGAACGTCAACAATGCACTTCCACTGTCCGGCAAGGAGCCACTCACTGCTGTATTCGGTGAAGATGCTGGTCCAAACCCATCTGGTCCAAACTCATGCTCCGACCGCGGTTGTAACAATGGTACCCTCGGAATGGCTTGGGGCTCTGGAACCGCGGAGTTCCCATACCTCGTCACTCCAGACACAGCAATCCAGAACGAAGTATTGGCCAATGGCGGTGCATATGAATCCAACCTGGACAACTGGAACCTTGAGCCCATCGGCAAGCTCGCGCGCCGTGCCAACgtctccatcgtcttcgcGAACTCAAACAGTGGCGAGTGGTATCTCGAAGTTGATGGCAACCTCGGTGACCGCAATAACCTGACATTCTGGCAAGGCGCGGACGAGGCTATCGAGCGTGTCGCAGGCAACTGCAGCAACACTATTCTTGTTGTTCACTCCGTCGGCCCGGTCTTGCTCGAGAAGTACAAAAACCACGAGAACATCACAGCTATCCTTTGGGCTGGTGTGCCGGGCCAAGAGAGCGGCAATGCCATCGCTGACGTGCTTTATGGACGTGTCAATCCAGGCGCGAAGCTGCCTTTCACTATTGGCAAGGACCGCAAAGATTATGGCGCGGATATTTTGTACTCCGAAACAAACGATTCGGTTCCGCAGATCAATTTTCAAGAGGGACAGTTCATCGATTACAGGGCTTTCGACAAGCACAACTCGACTCCTTCGTACGAGTTTGGGTTCGGCCTGTCATTCACGACTTTCAACTACAGCAACCTCGAAATTTCGAAGCTGGAAGCCCCAGCTTACACGGCCCCCTCCGGCAAAACGAAGCCCGCTCCAACGATTGGCAACTTCTCCACAAAGGCCGAAGACTACGTATTCCCAGCCAACTTCAGCCGTGTCCGCGGATTCCACTACCCATGGTTGAACTCGACCAACTTCACCCTCGCAACTGATGATCCACACTACGGCCTCAACATCTCCCTTCCTGCGCATTCACAAGACGGCTCTGCTCAGGTGATCCCCAAGGCTGGAGGTGCCCCAGGTGGTAACCCTCGTCTCTACGATGTTCTCTACAACATTACAGCCACCATCACGAACACTGGCAAGGTTGCTGGTTACGAGGTTCCACAGCTGTATGTCAGTCGAGGAGGACCTTACGACCCAGTGCGTGAGCTCAGAGGTTTCGAAAAACTCTGGATCGAGCCTGGTCAGAGCAAGACGTTTGCTGTTGGCCTCACGAGAAGGGATAtcagcagctggagcaccGTGGAGCAGGATTGGTTTGTGAGAAACAGCACCAAGAAGGTCTGGGTTGGCAGCTCTAGCAGACAGTTGCCATTGACTGCTACACTGCCTCAGTAA